In a single window of the Gossypium hirsutum isolate 1008001.06 chromosome A13, Gossypium_hirsutum_v2.1, whole genome shotgun sequence genome:
- the LOC107951371 gene encoding eEF1A lysine and N-terminal methyltransferase yields the protein MVQSEALLTRDGLFDKSVYGTEKKKASSSSKSKRRGALKRNNESSGKMKVYHGYLASSYHTAIISGFSLISSYLESVASSGNRVKAVVIGLGAGLLPMFLHGCMQSMQIEGVELDPVMLNLARDYFGFTEDKRMKVHIADGIQFVRDYRNLFSAGNEVLLSSNGSCKLSDAESRSTAIDIIIVDVDSSDSSSGLRCPTADFVEDSFLQNVKDTLSKQGLFVINLVSRSPAIKDAVVSRMKEVFSHLFCIQLEGEVNLVLFGLCSESHIEEDCIPDAALKLDKLLKSEHPEISQSITDAAKKLKRLK from the exons aTGGTACAGTCTGAAGCTTTGCTAACTAGGGATGGATTGTTTGACAAAAGTGTTTATGGAACAGAGAAGAAGAAAGCCAGTTCATCTTCCAAATCCAAACGAAGAGGAGCCCTCAAAAGAAATAATG AATCAAGCGGCAAAATGAAGGTGTATCATGGTTATTTGGCCAGTTCTTATCATACAGCAATCATTTCTGGGTTTTCTCTGATTTCATCCTATTTGGAAAGTGTGGCATCATCAGGGAATAGG GTTAAAGCAGTTGTGATAGGTCTTGGTGCGGGCTTACTTCCTATGTTTCTTCATGGATGTATGCAATCTATGCAAATTGAG GGAGTGGAGCTAGATCCTGTTATGCTTAACCTTGCAAGAGACTATTTTGGTTTTACTGAAGATAAACGAATGAAG GTACATATTGCTGATGGCATCCAGTTTGTCCGGGACTACAGAAACTTATTTTCAGCTGGCAATGAAGTGCTCCTTTCTTCCAACGGAAGTTGCAAACTTTCAGATGCTGAAAGCAGAAGTACCGCTATTGACATAATTATTGTTGATGTGGACTCTTCTGACTCAAG CTCTGGACTGAGATGTCCTACTGCTGATTTTGTGGAAGATTCTTTTCTTCAAAACGTAAAAGATACTCTTTCCAAGCAAGGTCTCTTTGTTATTAATTTGGTCTCAAGGTCTCCTGCCATCAAGGATGCAGTTGTCTCAAGGATGAAAGAG GTTTTTAGCCACTTATTTTGCATTCAGCTGGAGGGAGAGGTCAACCTAGTACTTTTCGGTCTTTGTTCGGAGTCTCACATTGAGGAGGATTGCATACCTGATGCTGCCCTTAAACTTGATAAATTGCTCAAGTCCGAACATCCCGAGATAAGCCAGAGCATCACAGATGCAGCAAAGAAGCTCAAACGTTTAAAGTGA
- the LOC107951372 gene encoding dehydrodolichyl diphosphate synthase CPT3: MERIRERVIQIYGNLVSLLQKCIFCILSVGPIPNHIAFIMDGNRRFAKKCKLMEGAGHKVGFSALMSMLKYCYEFGVRYVTVYAFSIENFKRSPEEVQSLMDLMLKKIEEILKKQSIVNRYGVRVIFSGNLKLLSEPVRLAAERAMLATAKNSKAVLSICVAYTSTNEIMHAVQESCEEKWDEITLLNSSGAGYGLISLGGYEQDEMDHLIKLTDIEKHMYMAAAPDPDIIIRTSGETRLSNFLLWQSANCYLYSPSVLWPEIGFRQFLWAILNFQQIHFYLDKLRKQS; this comes from the coding sequence ATGGAGAGAATTAGAGAGAGAGTGATCCAGATATATGGCAACTTAGTTAGTTTATTGCAGAAATGTATATTTTGCATTCTTTCTGTTGGTCCCATACCTAATCATATTGCATTTATTATGGATGGGAATCGAAGATTCGCAAAGAAGTGCAAGTTGATGGAAGGAGCAGGCCATAAAGTTGGATTTTCAGCTCTCATGTCCATGCTCAAGTACTGCTATGAATTTGGTGTGAGATACGTAACAGTCTATGCCTTCAGCATTGAAAATTTCAAGCGAAGTCCTGAAGAAGTTCAATCATTAATGGACTTGATGCTAAAAAAGATTGAAGAGATACTCAAGAAACAGAGCATTGTCAACCGCTATGGTGTTAGAGTTATATTTTCAGGGAACCTGAAACTCTTGAGTGAACCAGTTAGGTTGGCAGCGGAGAGAGCTATGCTTGCCACTGCTAAGAACTCCAAGGCAGTCTTGTCCATTTGTGTTGCCTACACTTCCACTAATGAGATCATGCATGCTGTTCAAGAATCTTGTGAAGAAAAATGGGATGAAATTACTCTACTGAATTCAAGTGGAGCAGGTTATGGCTTAATCAGCCTTGGAGGGTATGAACAGGATGAaatggatcaccttataaaacttACTGATATCGAGAAGCATATGTATATGGCAGCTGCACCTGACCCTGATATCATAATACGTACTTCTGGTGAGACACGTTTGAGCAATTTTCTTTTATGGCAGAGTGCAAACTGCTATTTATACTCGCCTTCGGTTCTTTGGCCGGAGATTGGTTTTCGTCAATTTCTGTGGGCCATATTGAATTTTCAGCAAATTCATTTTTACTTGGACAAGCTAAGGAAGCAGTCATAA
- the LOC107951373 gene encoding GPI-anchored protein LLG1 produces MGINKLLCWFAVFFFLLGFSACTSISDGVFDSLTSTGRHLLQAKKACPVNFEFLNYTIITSQCKGPKYPPQSCCSAFKEFACPYAEQINDLTTECASTMFSYINLYGKYPPGLFASECREGKEGLACPALSPSASASASENANGSQQLIRNPWMLVMAAIIAAAMLL; encoded by the exons ATGGGGATAAATAAGTTGCTGTGTTGGTTTGcagttttcttctttttgttgGGTTTCTCTGCTTGCACTTCGATTTCGG ATGGTGTTTTCGACTCTCTCACTTCTACTGGAAGGCACCTCCTTCAAGCTAAGAAAG CTTGCCCTGTGAACTTTGAGTTTCTGAACTACACAATTATCACAAGCCAATGCAAAGGACCAAAGTATCCGCCTCAAAGTTGTTGTTCTGCATTCAAGGAATTTGCTTGTCCTTATGCAGAACAGATCAACGACTTGACGACTGAATGCGCTTCAACTATGTTCAGCTACATTAATCTTTACGGGAAATACCCTCCTGGTCTTTTTGCTAGCGAGTGCCGTGAAGGGAAAGAAGGGCTCGCTTGCCCTGCGTTATCGCCATCAGCATCAGCATCAGCATCGGAGAATGCTAATGGTAGTCAACAGCTGATACGTAATCCTTGGATGCTGGTAATGGCCGCAATCATAGCTGCAGCTATGTTGTTATGA